One window of Leucoraja erinacea ecotype New England chromosome 14, Leri_hhj_1, whole genome shotgun sequence genomic DNA carries:
- the LOC129703282 gene encoding collagen alpha-3(IV) chain-like — translation MSIQGPKGNQGPRGTPGPTGNRGPKGLRGESGRGNLKGDRGTCGVPGIPGNPGDRGDTGPPGQPGTPGASVPGPKGHRGDTGTPGFPGTQGDKGSQGQVGNAGPPGQVGEPGPPGPPTVTIKGDQGLPGLPGPDGGCGSPGSPGSPGHIGKPGPSGPFGLNGLPGAIGHPGPRGSPGFDGPTGSKGSPGAKGKQGVKGSSGPSTSVIQGFVYTRHSQSRDIPLCPGGTKQLHIGYSLLFVQGNRRAYGQDLGTAGSCLPRFSVMPFLFCDINDVCNYASRNDYSYWLSTSKRMPMDMAPIKGQELQPFISRCVVCESPAMVIAVHSQTIQIPPCPRGWKSMWIGYSFVMHRGSGAEGSGQALASPGSCLEEFRVAPFIECHGRGTCNYYANAYSFWLATLDPTQMFRKPRPQTLKAGELRSIISRCQVCTK, via the exons ATGAGCATTCAAGGCCCCAAAGGAAACCAAGGTCCTCGTGGCACCCCTGGGCCAACAG GTAACCGTGGGCCGAAAGGATTGCGCGGTGAATCAGGACGGGGCAATCTAAAAGGAGATAGGGGCACATGTGGTGTCCCAGGAATTCCTGGCAATCCAGGTGACAGAGGTGACACGGGTCCTCCAGGACAACCG GGAACCCCTGGTGCCTCAGTTCCAGGTCCGAAAGGTCACCGTGGTGACACTGGTACTCCCGGGTTCCCAG GTACACAAGGTGACAAAGGATCCCAGGGGCAGGTGGGAAATGCTGGTCCACCAGGACAGGTTGGAGAGCCAG GTCCACCAGGGCCACCTACCGTCACCATAAAGGGTGACCAAGGATTGCCAGGTTTGCCAGGGCCTGACGGAGGATGTGGGAGTCCAGGATCTCCTGGCTCACCTGGACACATTG GAAAACCAGGCCCATCTGGACCATTTGGTCTCAATGGGCTTCCTGGAGCTATAGGTCACCCAGGACCACGTGGATCCCCTGGATTTGATGGACCGACAG GATCAAAGGGGTCTCCAGGTGCAAAAGGAAAGCAAGGAGTTAAAGGATCTTCAGGACCATCGACATCAGTTATCCAAGGTTTCGTCTATACAAGACACAGTCAATCGAGAGACATACCTCTGTGCCCAGGTGGCACCAAACAGCTACATATTGGCTACTCTCTCCTCTTTGTGCAAGGCAACAGACGTGCATATGGGCAAGATTTAG GAACCGCTGGGAGTTGCTTGCCCAGGTTCAGCGTGATGCCTTTTTTGTTCTGTGATATAAATGATGTCTGCAATTATGCGTCACGAAATGATTATTCCTATTGGTTGTCAACTTCAAAACGAATGCCAATGGATATGGCTCCGATCAAAGGGCAAGAGCTGCAACCATTTATAAGCAG ATGTGTTGTTTGCGAAAGTCCAGCAATGGTCATAGCTGTGCACAGTCAAACTATTCAGATCCCACCCTGTCCAAGAGGCTGGAAATCAATGTGGATTGGCTACTCATTTGTAATG CACAGAGGCTCAGGTGCTGAGGGGTCGGGTCAAGCTTTGGCTTCACCTGGATCGTGTTTGGAAGAATTTCGTGTGGCACCTTTTATTGAATGTCACGGGAGGGGGACGTGCAACTATTATGCAAACGCCTACAGTTTTTGGCTGGCAACGCTGGATCCCACACAAATGTTCAG GAAACCCAGGCCACAAACATTAAAAGCAGGAGAATTACGATCAATAATAAGCCGGTGTCAAGTCTGTACAAAGTGA